TGACATCCAAGCATTCCTATGGTCCATCTCAGGACTGGCTGAAAATGGTTCAAACATCTCAAGCCAAAAGTAAAATCAAACAATTTTTCAAAAAACAACAGCGTGATGAAAATATTGTTAAAGGAAGAGAAGCGGTTGAAAGAGAAATTCGGGCTTTTGATATTGATCCGAAAGAAGTATTAACACAGGATAATTTACAGCGCATTTTTGATAAATTTAATTTTACAAATGAAGATGATATGTATGCTGCTGTCGGTTATCAGGGAATTACGGCATCACTTATCGCTACCCGGCTGACAGAAAAAATCCGCCATTCGAGAGAAGTCGATCGAGATCTGGAAACAAAGATAGAAGAAGTCAAAACAGATAAAGCAAGACCATCCTCTAAGAAAGATTCCGGCATTGAAGTGGCGGGAGTAAATAATTTACTTGTACGCATAGCGAAGTGTTGTAATCCCGTACCTGGTGATGATATTTTAGGTTACATTACAAAAGGCAGAGGGGTTTCTGTCCACCGTGCGGACTGTCCGAATGTACAAACGGATGAAGCGAGGCAGCGTTATATTGATGTCAAATGGAAAACACAGTCTGCAGAAAATAAACAATATCATGTGGACCTGGAGATTACCGGTTATGACCGCCGTGGTCTGCTGAATGAAGTATTGCAGGCAGTGAATGGAACAAAAACAAATATTACGCATGTGAACGGCAGATCAGACCGTAATAAAATGGCTGTGATTCAACTAACTATTTTAATTCATAACACCAATCACTTGAAAAAAGTAGTAGAACGAATCAAACAAATTCGGGAAGTGTATACCGTGACCAGAACAGTTCAATAAGGAGCGTTTATTTTTATGAAAGTAGTATTGCAACGGGTGAAGGAAGCTTCTGTCACCGTCCAAGAAGAAAAAATCGGTGCTATACAAAAAGGGTTTCTTCTGCTTGTCGGTGTCACACATGAAGACACGGAGGAAGACGTAAATTATCTTGTTAATAAGATTGTCCATTTGCGTATTTTCGAAGATGAAGATGGGAAAATGAATCGATCTCTGAAAGATACAGGCGGAAGTATATTGTCTGTGTCACAGTTTACATTATATGGAGATACCAAAAAAGGCAGACGTCCAAGCTTTATCAAAGCAGCGAAGCCGAATCAGGCCGAGTCGGTATATCATGCCTTTAACCAAGCCTTGCGTACGGAAGGGATTGTTACGGAGACAGGCGAATTTGGAGCGATGATGGACGTACAGCTGATCAATGACGGTCCGGTTACATTAATTATTGATAGTAAAGACAGATGAAAATAGGTTGAAGAATAAGGTGTGTGTGTTGTGGAGATGCTATAAAAACGTTTCGTGATAAAAGGAGAATGTAAGGAATGCATCGACATATAAAACAGCGTAATGCCAATGATTATTCTGATTTGCTGATGGTTGATTTTCATCATTTTCTGCAAATGGAAAAGTCAGCAACGTATTTAGAAATAGCAACGGAGCTTGGTATTTCCATTCAGGAAGTGAAACAATTGAAAAAAAGAGCTGGTCGTTCTTGACATTGCGTCTAACTAACCTTATTATTATAATCATTCCATAAAATTAAATGAATCAAACCGTCGAAGGAAAAAAGTAATATAAGTGCCGGTAGCAAGAGAGTAGTTGTCATTGGCTGGAAGCAACTATCTATACAGCTTATATGAAAGACATTCCAGAGGATTTATATCGAAATAGAGGAGTAGATATAAACGTGTTGCAGGCGTTAACTGATAAAGGTGGATATCTTTTTGATATCAACTAGGGTGGCAACGCGGGTAAACCCGTCCCTTATTTGTTTATAAGGGACGGGTTTTTTGTATTGTTAGTTAAAATATGACGTTTACCTGTTATCAACGCTAATGTCTTGTATATTTGTAAGGAGGAAACAAAATGGCTATGAAAGCGCCGAGAGGTACCGTGGATATTTTGCCGGAAGAGACGGCAAAATGGCAATATGTTGAAAAACAAATCAAAGAAATTTGTGATGCTTATTATTATCACGAAATACGCACGCCGATATTTGAGCACACAGAAGTTTTCCAGCGTGGTGTCGGGGATTCTACCGATATTGTTCAAAAGGAAATGTATACATTTGAAGACCGGGGAGGCAGAAGCATTACACTCCGTCCGGAAGGAACTGCTGCTGTAGCCCGTGCATTTGTAGAAAATAAACTGTTTGGCAGTCCAGATTTACCAGAAAAGTTGTATTACTTCGGTTCCATGTTCCGTTATGAACGACCGCAAAAGGGAAGAATGCGGCAGTTAAACCAGTTTGGTGTGGAAGCGATGGGGAGTGAAGACCCAGCTGTAGATGCGGAAGTCATTGATTTGGCAATGCAAATTTATCAGCGCTTGGGTCTGAAATCGCTGAAGCTTGTGATTAACTCATTAGGTGATAAAGAAAGCCGTCAAGCACATCGCGACGCACTTGTGGCTCACTTTGATCCATATCGAGAGGAACTTTGTGCAGATTGTCAGGCACGATTGGACAACAATCCGTTACGTGTACTGGACTGCAAAAAAGACCGTGATCATCCGGCCATGCAAACAGCACCATCCATCTTAAACTATCTAAATGAACAATCCCAAACTTATTTTGAACAGGTTAAGGCATATTTGGATGCGATGGGTATTCCTTATGTAGTAGATCCGAATTTAGTTCGCGGATTAGATTACTATAATCACACAGCATTTGAAATTATGAGTGAAGCTGATGGGTTTGGTGCTATTACAACATTAGCAGGCGGTGGAAGATACGATGGTTTAATTAATGAATTTGGCGGTCCAAACACACCGGGAATCGGTTTCGGAATGGGACTGGAGCGGTTATTAATGGCGCTTCAGGTAGAAGGTGTTGACATTCCTGTTGATACTGGACTGGATTGTTATGTGGCAGGTTTCGGATCTGAAAAAGTGCGCTTAGAAACTGTAAAACTCGTTCATCAGTTGCGTTCTGCTGGAGTCCAGGTGGATACGGATTATCAGTACCGCAAAATGAAAGGACAGCTGAAAGCCGCTGACCGTCTGGGAGCAAAATTTGTATTCTTTTTAGGCGATGATGAAATAGAAAAACAAATCATAACCGTTAAAAATATGGAAACCGGCGATCAAAAAGAAATATCAATGGATAATGTAATAAACGAATTTAAAGCGTTATTGGAGGAGATTTAGAAAATGACGGAACGTGTTTTATCTGGACATTTAACAGAAAAAGAAATAGAAAAAGAAGTCAGGTTGAAAGGATGGGTCCAAAAACGCCGTGATCTTGGCGGGCTTATTTTCATTGATTTACGCGATAAATCCGGAGTGATGCAGATTGTTTTTAATCCGGATTATTCCGTAGAAGCATTAGAAGTAGCTGAAAGCATCCGTTCTGAGTATGTGATAGATGTCGTCGGCAAACTTGTTTTGCGTGACGAATCAACTATCAATCCATCCATTGCAACTGGTAAGTTGGAAGTGATTGTTAACTCGATTACCGTGCTGAATAAAGCGAAAACCCCGCCGTTTATGATTCAGGATGATGTTAATATTGCGGAAGATATCCGTTTGAAATACCGTTATTTAGATTTACGCCGGCCAGGTTTACAAGAAACATTTAAATTACGCCATCAAACAACGCAAAGCATCCGTAACTATTTAAATAACAATGAATTTCTGGAAATGGAAACACCGATTTTAACAAAAAGTACACCAGAAGGAGCGCGTGACTATCTTGTTCCGAGCAGGGTTCATCCAGGTGACTTTTATGCTTTGCCGCAATCTCCGCAGTTATTTAAACAATTAATTATGATGAGCGGATTTGAGCGGTATTATCAAATCGCGCGCTGTTTCCGTGATGAAGATTTGCGGGCGGACCGTCAGCCGGAATTTACACAGGTTGATATTGAAACTTCCTTTTTGACAAGTGATGAAATTATGACCATGACGGAAGAAATGATGAAGCAGGTCGTGAAAGAAGTAAAAGGTGTTGACATTCAACTTCCTTTAAAGCGGATGCCTTATGATGAAGCAATGGATCGTTTTGGTTCCGATAAACCTGATACACGTTTTGGATTGGAGTTAACACATGTAACGGACATCGTAGCTGATTCCGGGTTTAAAGTATTTAGACAAGCGGTAGAAAATGGCGGTAAAGTTGCTTTATTAAATGTTGCAGGTGCTGCCGACAGTTATTCCAGAAAAGATATTGACCAACTAACAGAGTATGTCAATGTGTATGGTGCAAAAGGTTTAGCCTGGTTAAAAGTAGAGGAAGAAGAAGTGAAAGGTCCAATCAGTAAATTCTTATCCGATGAGGAAAAGGCAGCAATCGTCGATAAAGCACATGCTGCTAGTGGAGATTTGCTATTGTTTGTTGCTGACAAATCATCTGTTGTCTACGATAGTTTAGGTGCTCTGCGTCTGAAGCTGGGGAAAGATTTACAATTGATTGATGAAGAGGCATTTCATTTCTTATGGGTAACGGATTGGCCTTTATTTGAATATGATGAGGAATTAGGCCGTTATTTTGCAGCCCATCATCCGTTTACATCACCAGTGGAAGCAGATAAAGAGAAGTTGTTAACTGATCCAATCAATGTGCGGGCTAATGCCTATGATTTAGTATTAAATGGCTATGAGCTTGGCGGCGGATCCATCCGTATTCACCAAACAGAACTTCAAAATCAGATGTTTCAAGCGTTAGGGTTTACGGAAGAAGAAGCAAGAGAACAATTCGGCTTCTTACTGGATGCATTAGAATATGGAGCGCCACCTCATGGAGGAGTTGCACTTGGTTTAGACCGTATCATTATGCTTTTGGCAGGACGTTCCAATCTGCGTGATACGATTCTTTTCCCTAAAACAGCATCCGCTTCTGACTTGATGACAGAAGCTCCCAGTGAAGTAAGTGATGACCAGTTGCAGGAATTGTCGATTGCCTTGGCGAAAAAAAACGAAAATAAAAAATAAAAGAAAATGTCAAAAAAGAAAAGATGCGTGATATGTATTCATCGTGCATCTTTCTTTGACAGCTGAGCGTAAGAAAAGCTTATCGTAACGGACTTGGTGAGGAGTAAAATTATTTCATCGCAGCAGTGCAAAAAAGTGCTAAAATATTCGGATTTTTGTAAGATTAATGCAAAAAAACTTGCTTATTCTTGTTTTCAGTCTTTTTTTCGTATAGAATATAAAAATCACCTGAATTTAAAACTTGGTTTAATTAAAGGAGATGAACGGTAAATATTATGGGGAATAATGTGAAGAAATATAATCAAACAGCAAAAGAATATGTTCAGACAGTTTATGAAGAGTTAAACCAAAGAAATCATCATGAAACCGAATTTTTACAAGCAGTGGAAGAAATTGTTCAATCATTGGAAGGTGTCTTCGAGAAACATCCGGAATACATGGAAGCAGGGATTTTAGAGAGAATTATAGAACCAGAACGCCTGATTGCTTTCCGTGTTCCCTGGGTTGATGATGCGGGACAGGTACAAGTAAACCGTGGATACCGTGTTCAATTCAGCAGTGCTATCGGGCCATACAAAGGCGGCCTTCGTTTCCATCCAACAGTAAATACAAGTATTATTAAATTTTTAGGATTTGAACAAATTTTCAAAAATGCTTTAACCGGCCAACCTATTGGCGGAGGGAAAGGCGGATCTGATTTTGATCCAAAAGGAAAATCAGATCTTGAAATCATGCGTTTTTGTCAAAGCTTTATGTCAGAATTATCCAGACACATTGGCCCGGATACAGATGTACCTGCAGGAGATATTGGTGTAGGCGCAAGAGAAATTGGTTATCTTTACGGCCAGTATAAGAAAATAAGAGGGACTGTTGAACCTGGTGTGCTGACTGGTAAAAGCCTAGGTTTTGGCGGAAGCTTGGCACGAAAAGAAGCAACTGGTTTTGGTCTGGTTTACTTTATGCAGGAAATGCTTCAAGATAATGGACTGGATTTTTCAAATAAAACAGTGACTGTTTCCGGTTCAGGAAATGTATCCATTTATGCCATGGAAAAAGCTGTCGAATTTGGAGCGCGTGTTGTTGCATGCAGCGATTCTAATGGATATATTTATGATGAAAATGGAATCGATATTGAGCTCGTGAAGAAGATTAAAGAAGTAGATAGAGGACGTATTAGTGAATACTTAGAAACACATTCTGATGCAGAATATGTAGCTGACGGCTGCGTATGGGAAGTACCATGTGAGATTGCTTTACCTAGTGCGACTCAAAATGAAATTGACGAAGAAACTGCCCAAGCGTTAATTAAAAATGGTGTTATTGCTGTGGGAGAAGGCGCGAATATGCCGTCATCCTTAGAGGCAATTAATCAATTTCAGAGTAACAATGTTTTATTTGCACCGGCAAAAGCGGCAAATGCAGGCGGGGTAGCTGTATCTGCATTAGAAATGGCGCAAAACAGCAGCCGGGTAGCTTGGAATTTTGAAAAAGTAGATGAAAAGCTGCAAAATATTATGAAGGATATTTATCAAAACAGCATTCAAGCTGCAAATGAATATGGAGAGGCAGGGAATCTTGTAGCAGGTTCCAATATTGCAGGGTTCTTAAAAGTAGCAGATGCGATGGTGGAACAAGGGATTATCTAAGCGAAATAATATTCCTTACTTATGATTTGTACTTTAAATGAATGTATGCTAATATGATAGAAAATAAATCATTAACCAATCCTGATGTGTTCGTTAACAATTGGTATTTTGACCGAACACCTATAAGTTAGGGAGTCCGCAGCGTCTTTAAAGTGCGTGCAAGCCTCACGAAGGAAGCGCAATAACTTTAAAGCAGGACACCCACCTGCGAAAAGCGGGATCAAAACTTTATTGTGGAACGGCACTATCGGGATTACGTGAAAATACTGCACAGGCATTGTGCAGTATTTTTTGTATATAGATGATTTATCCATTTTGAAATTAGTTGGAACCTTGTGCGAGCTGCTCCAGGTTTCCGTTCTTATCCATGCGGAAGGCTGGTGCACCGACAGGATGTTTATCCTCAAAAACGGTCATTTTACGGGCACGGTCCATAATCTGGATAAATGTTTGATAATCTTCTTTCATCGCTTGCAGCTGTTGCTCCGTATCTGCTAATTTCTTTTGTAGTTCTTCTACTTTCGATTGTAAAACACTGTTCTCGCTTTCTAACGATTGCATCGAAGATTTGGACTGATTCGAAGTATATAATTCTTTCTTTAAAGATTTTAAATACGTAATCACAGAATCTAAATTAAATGTTGCAGCTGGTTCTTCGAGATTGATTTGCGGTTCTGGTTTGTCCGTTGATTCTTCATCAGACGGGGTATGTTCCGGTTGATTAGCAGGGCGCATCTTCGGAACAGCTTGAACCGTTTTATTGAATGCTCTCTTTCTCTCTTTTCGTTGTCTCTTTGCTAAATCTATTGCATTTTCATATTTATTGCGTACTTCTGCATTCCATCTAAATCCGCAAGCAGCAGAAGTACGATTTAAGTGGTCTCCAACTTCTTCGAAAGCATTTAGCTGCGTACTTCCTTCACGAATATGTCTTAACACTGTTTCTGCCAATAATAAATCATCCTCATGAGACCAGGCGTCTTGTCTCACTTTTACCATGTTATTCACTCCTCATCATTTAGAAAAACGCACATTCATCTATTATTTGATGCCTGTATGTTTTTTCTTGTATTTGGTACGTTAAAATATTACATTCTTCTAACGTACTAGAAAGATTATAGTAATCTCTATTCTTTCCAGAGGAGTTTTAAAATATACATGGATCTATAATTACTCTACTTTCGCCCTTTAAAAAGTAACTTCCATTCCGTCGAAACAGGAGTTAGCCAATTCTTCCATAGAGATTGTTAACAAAGAAGAGAAGGTAAAGTGTGAGGCGACCGCTACGGCGGACCGTTTTGCTTTCCTAGGGGCACGCTCTTCAGCTAACTTTTGCCAAGAAGAGCACTTGGCAAAAGTGGATCTTCAGAGGGTGCTGATCCCTCAGGAGTCAAAACGGTCCGCCTCCGCTAGTAGGGTATTCTATGCAGTTGCAATAGCTGAACAAATAAAAGTTCGATCAGACAGAACAACTTCTTCGTGGTGCCATGAAAGCTATTCTCAATATGAACAATCCATGCTGCAGAATCCTATTAGAGCGTAGCCCAACCACGCAGACTCCTAAGTGGTTTGCAAGCTAAACCGTGACTCCTGGTGTTATGCTTACTCACCCCATCGAAAACATTTGTACGTCGGAAAGCGGAGTGATTGACCGGAGCGGAAGTATACACCCTATCCTGTTCAAAAAGTTGAGTCATTATAAAAAGTATTTCTTCAAGTTTCCGACTCTTAATCTTTTTTTACTCGTTCGTATACTTGTTTGAGGGCACTTTCGAATTTTCCGGTGTCTTTTGGCGTATAGTATTGTCGATTTTTAATCGTATCCGGCAGGTATTGTTGTTTCACCCATGCGCCGGGATAATTATGCGGATATTGATAATCGTTCCCTTTGCCAAGTTTATTGGCTCCTGAATAATGGGCATCTTTTAAGTGAGCAGGAATATCGCCGCTTTTTCCATTGCGTATGTCCGTTAAAGCCGCATCGAGTGCTTTATAAGCAGTGTTTGATTTGGGAGAGAGGGCTAACTCTACGACAATGTCAGCTAATGGAATCCGTGCTTCTGGAAATCCAATCCGCTCTGCAGCCTGAACGGCCGCTACAGCACGAGGACCTGCCTGTGGACTTGCCAGGCCAATATCTTCATAAGCAATAACAACCAGCCTTCTTGCAATACTGTCCAAATCGCCGGCTTCTATCAGACGTCCTAAATAATGAAGGGCCGCATCAGCATCGCTTCCACGAATCGATTTTTGAAAAGCGCTTAAAACATCATAATGGGCATCTCCATCCTTATCGTGGGAAAAACTTTTCTTTTGCATACATTCTTCTGCAATGTCCAATGTTATCGCCAGTTGTCCGGAAGCATCCGGCGGTGTCGAGCTGACTGCCAGTTCCAAGCCGTTTAAGGCAGCGCGCAAGTCGCCGTTTGCTGCAATTGCAAAATGCTCCAGCGCGTCATCATTGATGTGAACATCCTTATCTCCATAGCCATTTGTCTGATCTTCTACCGCACGATGCAATGCTGTTTTCACATTTTCAAGTGTTAATCCGTGCAGCTCAAATAAGTGGCAGCGGCTTCTAATTGCCGGATTAATCGAATGATACGGGTTACTTGTTGTACAGCCGATTAAAGTCAGTAAATTATTTTCTAAATGCGGCAGCAAAAAATCTTGTTTAGCTTTATCCAGACGATGTACCTCATCTAAGATAAGAACGGTTTGTCCTTGCATTTTTGCCTGCTCGACAACAATTTCCATATCTTTTTTCTTATCTGTAACGGCATTTAATGTTTTGGATGGCAATCCAACTGTTTCCGCAAAGGCAAATGCCATGGACGTTTTTCCGGTTCCAGGCGGGCCAAAGAGAATCATGGAAGAAAGTTGATTCGCTTTCACCATACGATCAATTATTTTTCCTTGACCTACCAAGTGTTCTTGTCCTATAATATCATCTATGTTTTTTGGTCTCATTCGATATGCCAGTGGTTGTTTATACATGAAATAACACCTTTCCTCTGAATCGTATTCTATTAGCTTAAAGCGGAAATAGAAGAAATGCAAGAGGTTAGCAGTCGTGCTATAATAGGTGTAATGTAAATAATTATATTTGTATAGATGGAATGAAATAGTGTACGGTATTTCATACATGATATAGATAAGTTAAGTTAAATTGTTTAATCTATC
The nucleotide sequence above comes from Oceanobacillus timonensis. Encoded proteins:
- the dtd gene encoding D-aminoacyl-tRNA deacylase, whose product is MKVVLQRVKEASVTVQEEKIGAIQKGFLLLVGVTHEDTEEDVNYLVNKIVHLRIFEDEDGKMNRSLKDTGGSILSVSQFTLYGDTKKGRRPSFIKAAKPNQAESVYHAFNQALRTEGIVTETGEFGAMMDVQLINDGPVTLIIDSKDR
- a CDS encoding sigma factor-like helix-turn-helix DNA-binding protein gives rise to the protein MHRHIKQRNANDYSDLLMVDFHHFLQMEKSATYLEIATELGISIQEVKQLKKRAGRS
- the hisS gene encoding histidine--tRNA ligase; the encoded protein is MAMKAPRGTVDILPEETAKWQYVEKQIKEICDAYYYHEIRTPIFEHTEVFQRGVGDSTDIVQKEMYTFEDRGGRSITLRPEGTAAVARAFVENKLFGSPDLPEKLYYFGSMFRYERPQKGRMRQLNQFGVEAMGSEDPAVDAEVIDLAMQIYQRLGLKSLKLVINSLGDKESRQAHRDALVAHFDPYREELCADCQARLDNNPLRVLDCKKDRDHPAMQTAPSILNYLNEQSQTYFEQVKAYLDAMGIPYVVDPNLVRGLDYYNHTAFEIMSEADGFGAITTLAGGGRYDGLINEFGGPNTPGIGFGMGLERLLMALQVEGVDIPVDTGLDCYVAGFGSEKVRLETVKLVHQLRSAGVQVDTDYQYRKMKGQLKAADRLGAKFVFFLGDDEIEKQIITVKNMETGDQKEISMDNVINEFKALLEEI
- the aspS gene encoding aspartate--tRNA ligase; translation: MTERVLSGHLTEKEIEKEVRLKGWVQKRRDLGGLIFIDLRDKSGVMQIVFNPDYSVEALEVAESIRSEYVIDVVGKLVLRDESTINPSIATGKLEVIVNSITVLNKAKTPPFMIQDDVNIAEDIRLKYRYLDLRRPGLQETFKLRHQTTQSIRNYLNNNEFLEMETPILTKSTPEGARDYLVPSRVHPGDFYALPQSPQLFKQLIMMSGFERYYQIARCFRDEDLRADRQPEFTQVDIETSFLTSDEIMTMTEEMMKQVVKEVKGVDIQLPLKRMPYDEAMDRFGSDKPDTRFGLELTHVTDIVADSGFKVFRQAVENGGKVALLNVAGAADSYSRKDIDQLTEYVNVYGAKGLAWLKVEEEEVKGPISKFLSDEEKAAIVDKAHAASGDLLLFVADKSSVVYDSLGALRLKLGKDLQLIDEEAFHFLWVTDWPLFEYDEELGRYFAAHHPFTSPVEADKEKLLTDPINVRANAYDLVLNGYELGGGSIRIHQTELQNQMFQALGFTEEEAREQFGFLLDALEYGAPPHGGVALGLDRIIMLLAGRSNLRDTILFPKTASASDLMTEAPSEVSDDQLQELSIALAKKNENKK
- the gdhA gene encoding NADP-specific glutamate dehydrogenase; translation: MGNNVKKYNQTAKEYVQTVYEELNQRNHHETEFLQAVEEIVQSLEGVFEKHPEYMEAGILERIIEPERLIAFRVPWVDDAGQVQVNRGYRVQFSSAIGPYKGGLRFHPTVNTSIIKFLGFEQIFKNALTGQPIGGGKGGSDFDPKGKSDLEIMRFCQSFMSELSRHIGPDTDVPAGDIGVGAREIGYLYGQYKKIRGTVEPGVLTGKSLGFGGSLARKEATGFGLVYFMQEMLQDNGLDFSNKTVTVSGSGNVSIYAMEKAVEFGARVVACSDSNGYIYDENGIDIELVKKIKEVDRGRISEYLETHSDAEYVADGCVWEVPCEIALPSATQNEIDEETAQALIKNGVIAVGEGANMPSSLEAINQFQSNNVLFAPAKAANAGGVAVSALEMAQNSSRVAWNFEKVDEKLQNIMKDIYQNSIQAANEYGEAGNLVAGSNIAGFLKVADAMVEQGII
- a CDS encoding RsfA family transcriptional regulator; the protein is MVKVRQDAWSHEDDLLLAETVLRHIREGSTQLNAFEEVGDHLNRTSAACGFRWNAEVRNKYENAIDLAKRQRKERKRAFNKTVQAVPKMRPANQPEHTPSDEESTDKPEPQINLEEPAATFNLDSVITYLKSLKKELYTSNQSKSSMQSLESENSVLQSKVEELQKKLADTEQQLQAMKEDYQTFIQIMDRARKMTVFEDKHPVGAPAFRMDKNGNLEQLAQGSN
- a CDS encoding replication-associated recombination protein A, which codes for MYKQPLAYRMRPKNIDDIIGQEHLVGQGKIIDRMVKANQLSSMILFGPPGTGKTSMAFAFAETVGLPSKTLNAVTDKKKDMEIVVEQAKMQGQTVLILDEVHRLDKAKQDFLLPHLENNLLTLIGCTTSNPYHSINPAIRSRCHLFELHGLTLENVKTALHRAVEDQTNGYGDKDVHINDDALEHFAIAANGDLRAALNGLELAVSSTPPDASGQLAITLDIAEECMQKKSFSHDKDGDAHYDVLSAFQKSIRGSDADAALHYLGRLIEAGDLDSIARRLVVIAYEDIGLASPQAGPRAVAAVQAAERIGFPEARIPLADIVVELALSPKSNTAYKALDAALTDIRNGKSGDIPAHLKDAHYSGANKLGKGNDYQYPHNYPGAWVKQQYLPDTIKNRQYYTPKDTGKFESALKQVYERVKKD